One window from the genome of Oryza glaberrima chromosome 3, OglaRS2, whole genome shotgun sequence encodes:
- the LOC127765526 gene encoding uncharacterized protein LOC127765526 isoform X2 yields MSTIVMMVDLECDRCYRKIRRVLCKLQDKASIKAISYDEKNNTVTVAGPFDADEVSDRLCSSAGKVITDIRVVGGAKPMPGGGAGGAKAHANKPAGKDGGAGGGGGGGGKPEMIKKHVKFEMADDMDDHHHHHDNRKPKVVTTTNHAAGALARMEGRRAEAPSMAMAAAMAPAPMPMTVQATATPSIWPAPAPSAPAPLEWGHSAPTYGAGWAPPPAGGYYGGGGGGPMYYGQPPPPPPPAYGYGGRSPYQPPYYDEEPAGCSVM; encoded by the exons ATGTCTACAATTGTGATGATGGTGGATCTTGAATGTGACAGATGCTACAGGAAGATCAGAAGGGTCCTGTGCAAGCTCCAAG ATAAGGCGAGCATCAAGGCCATCTCGTACGACGAGAAGAACAACACGGTGACGGTGGCGGGGCCGttcgacgccgacgaggtctCTGACAGGCTCTGCTCCAGCGCCGGCAAGGTCATCACCGACATTCGCGTCGTCGGTGGTGCCAAACCCAtgccaggcggcggcgccggtggcgccaAGGCGCACGCCAACAAGCCGGCCGGGAaggacggcggcgcaggcggcggcggcggcggaggaggaaagCCGGAGATGATCAAGAAGCACGTCAAGTTCGAGATGGCGGACGACAtggacgaccaccaccaccaccacgacaaCAGGAAGCCGAAGGTGGTGACGACCACcaaccacgccgccggcgccctcgcGCGGATGGAGGGCCGCCGCGCCGAGGCGCCGagcatggccatggcggcggcgatggcgccggcgccCATGCCGATGACGGTGCAGGCGACGGCCACGCCATCCATCTGGCCGGCACCGGCGccatcggcgccggcgccgctggaGTGGGGGCACAGCGCCCCGACGTACGGGGCGGGGtgggccccgccgccggcaggCGGctactacggcggcggcggcggcgggcccatGTACTacgggcagccgccgccgccgccgccgccggcgtacgGGTACGGCGGCCGGAGCCCGTACCAGCCGCCGTACTACGACGAGGAGCCGGCCGGCTGCAGCGTCATGTGA
- the LOC127765526 gene encoding uncharacterized protein LOC127765526 isoform X1, with protein MAGKMSTIVMMVDLECDRCYRKIRRVLCKLQDKASIKAISYDEKNNTVTVAGPFDADEVSDRLCSSAGKVITDIRVVGGAKPMPGGGAGGAKAHANKPAGKDGGAGGGGGGGGKPEMIKKHVKFEMADDMDDHHHHHDNRKPKVVTTTNHAAGALARMEGRRAEAPSMAMAAAMAPAPMPMTVQATATPSIWPAPAPSAPAPLEWGHSAPTYGAGWAPPPAGGYYGGGGGGPMYYGQPPPPPPPAYGYGGRSPYQPPYYDEEPAGCSVM; from the exons ATGGCAGGCAAG ATGTCTACAATTGTGATGATGGTGGATCTTGAATGTGACAGATGCTACAGGAAGATCAGAAGGGTCCTGTGCAAGCTCCAAG ATAAGGCGAGCATCAAGGCCATCTCGTACGACGAGAAGAACAACACGGTGACGGTGGCGGGGCCGttcgacgccgacgaggtctCTGACAGGCTCTGCTCCAGCGCCGGCAAGGTCATCACCGACATTCGCGTCGTCGGTGGTGCCAAACCCAtgccaggcggcggcgccggtggcgccaAGGCGCACGCCAACAAGCCGGCCGGGAaggacggcggcgcaggcggcggcggcggcggaggaggaaagCCGGAGATGATCAAGAAGCACGTCAAGTTCGAGATGGCGGACGACAtggacgaccaccaccaccaccacgacaaCAGGAAGCCGAAGGTGGTGACGACCACcaaccacgccgccggcgccctcgcGCGGATGGAGGGCCGCCGCGCCGAGGCGCCGagcatggccatggcggcggcgatggcgccggcgccCATGCCGATGACGGTGCAGGCGACGGCCACGCCATCCATCTGGCCGGCACCGGCGccatcggcgccggcgccgctggaGTGGGGGCACAGCGCCCCGACGTACGGGGCGGGGtgggccccgccgccggcaggCGGctactacggcggcggcggcggcgggcccatGTACTacgggcagccgccgccgccgccgccgccggcgtacgGGTACGGCGGCCGGAGCCCGTACCAGCCGCCGTACTACGACGAGGAGCCGGCCGGCTGCAGCGTCATGTGA